The Chitinophagales bacterium region ACGAAGCACTAAACACGCTTCACCATGCAGTAGAAGTAAATGCCAACTTTCCCGATTTAATTTTGCTTGATATAAATTTACCCGGTGCCGATGGTTGGGATTTCCTTACGCATTTCAGGAACTTTCCTATTCCACTACGGGAACACACCAAAATTTTCATGCTGAGTTCTTCTATTTATCCCGATGATATTGAGCGTTCAAAAACATATCCCGAGATAATTGAATTTTTACCCAAACCCCTTACTACCGAACTCGTGGAGCGAATTGTAAGCGAGCACTTTTCTAATTCTCGCTATCAAGCATAATAAGCAGTGTTTACTTTTTATGGTTGCTTTCGGCTGCAATCATAGCATCTACCAAGTTTTCCAATACATTCATTGGCACAGCACCGTTCATCAATACCACATCATGAAATTTTTTGATACTGAACTTATTGCCCAATGCTGTTTTTGCTTTCTCGCGCAGTTCTAGGATTTTTAGCATTCCAATTTTATAGCCGGTAGCTTGCCCCGGCCATAAAAAATAACGCTCTATTTCTTTTTCAATATCTCCCTGCGCATTAGCTGTGTTGGCTACAAAATAGGCAATAGCTTGCTCGCGCGTCCATTGCTTGGTGTGTATGCCCACATCTACCACTAAGCGCGCTGCGCGGAACAACTCCATGCTTAAACGTCCGAAATCGCTATACGGGTCTTGGTATAAACCCATTTCTTTTGGCACTAATTCTGCATAGAGCGCCCAACCTTCTATATAAGCGGTGTTGCCGCCCATTTTCCTAAACTTTGGAATATTCTGCAACTCTTGCGCCAATGCAATTTGCATGTGATGTCCCGGTACGCCTTCGTGGTAGCACAGTGCTTCCATTTGGTAGCGTGGTTCATCGTTCATGTTGTAAGTATTCACATAAAAGCGACCCGGGCGCGAACCATCTAAAGATGGGTTTTCGTAAAATGCACCACCTGCACTTTTTTGCCTAAATGCCTCTACTTCCTGCACCACCAATGGTGCTTTAGGAATATGCTCAAACATCTGTTTAAGATATACTTCCTTTATAGTGTTTAAGTAACTGTTGCTTTCGTCTAAAAGTTCCTTTCGCCCTTGTGCAGTGTTGGCATATTTAAACTGCGGTGCAGTGCGCACGAATGTAAAGAATGCCTGCAACGAATCGTTGCCGAAATTTACGTTCTTCATAATGGCTCGCATTTCGTTTTGAATACGTGCCACTTCTTTTAATCCAATTTGGTAAACCTCTTCGGCAGTGTAATTGGTAGTGGTAGTATTTTTTAGGCAGAAGTTATAGTATGCCAAGCCATCGGGCAAATTCCAAACGCCTTTATTGCCATTGGTTTTAGCCTTTGGCTCTATCGAAAGCCAGTATGCAAGCATATTTTCGTATCCTTTCTTTACTGAAGTGGTAAGTACGTTTGCTGCTTGCTGTAGTAGTGCCTTTTGCTGCTCGGCATCTATGTTTGTTTTGGCAAGTTTTTCTTTAAAATCTGCATAAAGAATATTGTGTGGCAGGTCTTTGTTGATGGTTTCTACAAATGCCTGAATATCGGCCGTTACGTAACTGAAAGTAAAATGTGGGGGAATAACACCATTGGCCTCACGAACTTTTAATTGGCTTACTACTTGGTTTAACACAGCTTCTATTTTGGAGAGGCGGCTGATATAGGCTTGTGCATCTTCGCTGCTTTCTATGGAATGTTGGTTTATTAAAAATGCAGGCAAATCATTGTGCTCACCACTCATTTGGCTTATCCAGTAACCATGCAAACGCCACTTTAAACCTTCTTCTGCCAATTTGTAATCTTCTTTATAGAGTTGCACACTTAGCTTTGTAGAAGCATCTAATGCAGCCGTATCGAACTTACTAAGCGAATCAATATTGGAGCGCATAATGGCTACTTCATTATCCCAAAATGCATCGCTGCGATCGCTCCATTCGCCATAGCCTGTTTTTAAGCCTAGGTTGGTTGCAAATTCAGGGTTTCGAGCAACTGCTTCATCAAATTTCTTATCTAAAAAAGCATTCACGGCTGCCGATGTTTCCTTAATTTGCTCGGGTGTGTATTCTTTCTTCATGTTACAAGCATTCAATAAAGCTGCAGCTAAAAGCAGGCATATTGTTGGGTTCATACTATATCAATTTTTTACCTAAAATTCTGGCTATTAAACTTAACTGCCCGAGGTGTGTTCCTTCGTGGCGAATACAATGTTGAATCATTAAGCGCTTAGAAGTATTGCCATCGCCAAAATGGAATTGTGCTGTATTTTCTTCATTTAGTTGCTCGGTGGTAAGTGTGCGTATATATTGTAGTGCGGCTTCGTGCACTCTTTTCATTTCTTGCAATAGGGTTTTAAAATCGGGCTTATCGGCAGGCAGTATTCCAGAGCTTTTAATGGCAAAGTTTTCTGCCCACTCGGGTGCTACACTTTCTCCTCCGCACATTCTAATTGCCAAATTGTTTTCTGCCCACAATAAATGGGCGCATATCCAATAAAGGCTATTTATGTTTTCGCCATTTACCACAATGGGTTCTTCGGGATTTACTTCCTTTAAATTGGATAGATAGAAGCGGGTAAGATCCCTTGTTTTATCGAGTGTATCAGCTAATACTTGAGCTTCGGTCATATAAAATATTTAGATTGAAAAATAACTAAGTACTTCGATAATGGCAACCGCTGCCACCTATCGAAAAAAACAAGGTATTACATTAAACCCAGTATATGCAAGCGATACGCTACGCGCCCATTTTTATTATACCAACTCTTCTTTTTCTACTTTAAACGACTCGCGTTGGGTTAGTCCTAAAATTTCAAACATGCGCTTATCGCTATCCACACCCGGATTGGCGGTGGTTAGTAATTTATCGCCAGCAAAAATAGAGTTAGCGCCAGCCATAAAGCAAAGTGCCTGCTGTTCGGTGGTCATATCGTTGCGCCCGGCACTTAACCGCACCATTGCTTTAGGCATAAGAATGCGTGCCGTAGCAACCATGCGCACCATTTCCCATACACTTACTTTTGAACTGCCTTGCAGCGGTGTGCCTTCTACCGCTACCAATGCATTTACGGGAACACTTTCGGGATGCTGCTCGCGGGTGGCAAGTGTGTGTAATAGTTTTATGCGGTCTTCGTTGGTTTCGCCCAAGCCAATAATGCCGCCACAGCATACGCTCAATCCTGCTTTCTCTACGTTGTTTAATGTAGCGAGGCGATCGCTGTATGTGCGGGTAGAAATAACTTCGCCATAGTATTCTTCGCTGGTATCTAAATTGTGGTTGTAAGCATAAAGGCCGGCATCTTTCAATTTCTGTGCTTGCTCTTCGGTGAGCATGCCAAGCGTGCAACATACTTCCATGCCGAGTGTGTTTACACCCCTCACCATATCTAATACTTTATCGAAATCGGAATTATCGCGTACATTGCGCCATGCGGCTCCCATACAAAAGCGGGTACTGCCTGCATTTTTAGCTTCTAATGCCTTTTCAACCACCTCTTCAAACTTCATGAGTCGGTGAGATTCTACTCCTGTATCGTAGCGGGCAGCTTGCGGGCAGTAAGCACAATCTTCGGAGCAGCCGCCTGTTTTTACCGAAAGCAAAGTGCACACTTGTACTTCGCCCGTAGCTTGATATTCGCGATGTACTTGCGATGCGCGATACATCAATTCCATTAAAGGTGTATGGTAAATGGCTGAAACTTCTTCTATAGTATAATCATTTCTTATCATGGTAGTATTTATTTTAAAAATTAACGCCTAAGCGAATGTAAGCGCTGGTGCCTGTGTAAGCAAGTGGTGCCACTGTGCCTATTAAGTTATTGGTACCCACGGCAATATCAAAATGTTTCCAATGCTTTACTGCTTCTATACCTATATTAAATTTGGAATAACCTCCATAACCCAAAGTAAGGCTTGTAACTAAATCGGGTTTTATGAAATAGTTGGTTTTAAGAAATCCATATACATAATATTTATTCAATGGTTTGTATTGTATGCCTGCGTTTACTACAATTTTATTTTTCCAAAATGGTTTAGAAACTGTAAAGTTGAGTGTAAAGGGCAAGAAACTTTGATATTTATCGCTGTGCTTATCGGGTAAAAAACTCTTTAAAATACTATCTACTTTTACATTGCCGAGATTGGTACTCGTAAGGTTGGTAATATCTGCAAACTCTATTCCTTTAAAGCGAATAGAATCGCGCCCGCCATAGTAATTGAGCGGTTGTGTTCTCCAATTTATTGTTCCAATATCTACTATACTGAATGTGAATGCAACTTTATCGCGCACGTTCATGCGTAAGAAGAAATCGCCTGTAATGCCAACATCGGCTTTTTCGCGTTCTCTTTTATTGCCACCTCGGTTTTGGTCGAAACGTAAATTATACACCAAATCTATATACTCACCATCTTCGGCAGTAAATACTTTACCGCTATTTACATACAGCGATTGGTTATTCATTCCATGTAAAAACGAAGCATTTAAACCGAAAGTAATTGTATAAGACGGGCGCTTAATATTCTTCAAAAAACCTAAGGAAAACTGATTAAAAAGTGTGTTTTGAAAGCGAGTTTCGGATATATCAACGGTTTTGTTTTCAAACATGGCATTGCCATACATCAGCAATTCAAACACTTCTTTTTTAAAATAGCCTACACGCATGGTTCTAAAGTGGTAACCTGCGGTAAAAAAGCCATCAAACTTTTTAGAATAGTATTTATAGCGGATACCGGCAGTGGTATTATCGTCATAGCCGTTTTCTGATTTTAATCCGCTGCGAATTTTATCTTTTTGGTTATTGCTAAATCCACTGTTGGTTAATAGATTCCAAGCAAATAGTTGGTTCAAGCCATTGGAATTTCCTTCCATTCCTCCTGTAATTTCAAATCTGTTGGGTGTTTTTTCGTAATCCCAATTCGATGAAAATGGATTTAAAAAATCGGCAGGCTGTGTATAGTTTAATAAGTATGGATTGGTTTTTGGTAATTCTGCAACCGAATCGGGCTTTAAATCTACCATAACACCATCTTGGCTTTTTGCCGACAAAACAAATAGGGCAAAGGCTACAAAACAAAATTTATTCACGAGAGTCTATTCTATTTTAGTGCTTACTGAGTAATTAAAACGGGCGGTGAAAGTAACATCTAACTTGTAATCGCTGTAAATTTGAAGTGGTTGCCCATTACAAGCTGCATTGTTTTGCGGGGTATTAAATGCCGCAAGTATAATGGCTTTCTTTCCTCTTTTTATATTATCTAACCTTGCCTGATTTACCTCCACCGATGTTTTATTGCGCTGGGCTTGTGTTGCCTTGCAGTTGCCATCGGTAGGTGCTGCACTCACGTGCATATTGGTGATGAGCGTATCTACGACTACATAATTTTCATCGGTTACCACAATCTTCACGCTAGCTTCTATCGGGTATTTGTTTTGGGTAATGATATTGATAACGCCATCGGTAATGCCATTTACTTTTAAGTTGGTATTACTTAAATCGAAATCAATTGTATCTAACAAAGTAAGGTTATTGGCAATAAACGAAAGTGGAATAGATGCATTCAAATTTACTTTCAATGCACTTTCTAAGTATGCAAAATCGCGATAAAATCCGGTGTTGCCCTGCGGATTTGTTTTCACTTCCATATTGTAATGAAGGCGCTTAGGCAATATGCCAATTACATCGGTGA contains the following coding sequences:
- a CDS encoding DUF885 domain-containing protein produces the protein MNPTICLLLAAALLNACNMKKEYTPEQIKETSAAVNAFLDKKFDEAVARNPEFATNLGLKTGYGEWSDRSDAFWDNEVAIMRSNIDSLSKFDTAALDASTKLSVQLYKEDYKLAEEGLKWRLHGYWISQMSGEHNDLPAFLINQHSIESSEDAQAYISRLSKIEAVLNQVVSQLKVREANGVIPPHFTFSYVTADIQAFVETINKDLPHNILYADFKEKLAKTNIDAEQQKALLQQAANVLTTSVKKGYENMLAYWLSIEPKAKTNGNKGVWNLPDGLAYYNFCLKNTTTTNYTAEEVYQIGLKEVARIQNEMRAIMKNVNFGNDSLQAFFTFVRTAPQFKYANTAQGRKELLDESNSYLNTIKEVYLKQMFEHIPKAPLVVQEVEAFRQKSAGGAFYENPSLDGSRPGRFYVNTYNMNDEPRYQMEALCYHEGVPGHHMQIALAQELQNIPKFRKMGGNTAYIEGWALYAELVPKEMGLYQDPYSDFGRLSMELFRAARLVVDVGIHTKQWTREQAIAYFVANTANAQGDIEKEIERYFLWPGQATGYKIGMLKILELREKAKTALGNKFSIKKFHDVVLMNGAVPMNVLENLVDAMIAAESNHKK
- a CDS encoding response regulator, translated to MEQVFIIDDDKANNYLCKLVLEDCGIKPQTVYSFYLVNEALNTLHHAVEVNANFPDLILLDINLPGADGWDFLTHFRNFPIPLREHTKIFMLSSSIYPDDIERSKTYPEIIEFLPKPLTTELVERIVSEHFSNSRYQA
- the bioB gene encoding biotin synthase BioB, with translation MIRNDYTIEEVSAIYHTPLMELMYRASQVHREYQATGEVQVCTLLSVKTGGCSEDCAYCPQAARYDTGVESHRLMKFEEVVEKALEAKNAGSTRFCMGAAWRNVRDNSDFDKVLDMVRGVNTLGMEVCCTLGMLTEEQAQKLKDAGLYAYNHNLDTSEEYYGEVISTRTYSDRLATLNNVEKAGLSVCCGGIIGLGETNEDRIKLLHTLATREQHPESVPVNALVAVEGTPLQGSSKVSVWEMVRMVATARILMPKAMVRLSAGRNDMTTEQQALCFMAGANSIFAGDKLLTTANPGVDSDKRMFEILGLTQRESFKVEKEELV
- a CDS encoding DinB family protein — protein: MTEAQVLADTLDKTRDLTRFYLSNLKEVNPEEPIVVNGENINSLYWICAHLLWAENNLAIRMCGGESVAPEWAENFAIKSSGILPADKPDFKTLLQEMKRVHEAALQYIRTLTTEQLNEENTAQFHFGDGNTSKRLMIQHCIRHEGTHLGQLSLIARILGKKLI